The sequence cgtttaaactaaatttttcccccttcctatcagggagattgccacactcgtccgggagactctcgcaaaatgcgggagtctcccggacaatgcgggagagttggcaagtatgacatacaccCAGGCCCAGAGTGGAAGGGGCAGCAAGCAAAACGAAAGAAAGTCTTAAACTTTGCGTAAGCTACTGTTAGTCAAAATGGTTGAGCACATCTGTCTGGTGGTTTTGATTTGTGCTGTTTTCTAGTTTTCATACAGAGTAAGGAGGCCGATAGTGTGCTGAAGAGTCGGATAAAGAGAGCTAACAGTTTTTTTGAGGAGCTAAAATCAGGATCTCTGGAACGGGAGTGCATTGAAGAAACCTGCTCATATGAAGAAGCCAGAGAAATATTTAAGGATGACAAGCGCACGGTAATCACCCTGTTAGAACTTTTTAATTGATgagctataataaaaaaaaattataagagAGACATAATGTACATATGTAACTCGGAAGAATAAATATATCTGGACATCTATCTACTCAATAGGATACAATGACCTATTTCAAAATGAAGAAGGCAACATTATTGGGCAGTAGAGTCAATGAATCAATGTTTAGAATAAGAGTTCCTGTAAGGGACTACATGCATCAATTGCCTTTAAAGGTACTCCAACTCATATTCAACCCTGAATCTCATAGAAAGGTGGGGTTCCCATGTCTCCAGACCTACCAGCTTGAAAGACACTCGTCCTCCATAGCTCCAGCTGTGGATGATTTTCCAGCCATGACAGTCTGGACAATATTCTAATATAAACACAGCCCTTCAAAAGCGATAGAGATGCGCTGATTGGGCAGAGTCACAGGCTGCGTATCCCTCAGAGTCTCCGCTAGGGTTACATGAGGGATGTATCACTAAGAGGTTGCTGGCGGTGTACCAAAGCTTTATGCAAAAGGAAGTCTGAAATACGGCTGGAGATCAGGGCAGACATATCCATAGTGAAGGGTAAAACAAAACCGAGGCTCAGGCTCATAAAATGGGAAAGTCAAAATGGATCTGAATCAGAGAAGCAGCCCCAGGTAAACAACAAACCGATGCTGGCACTGTGGCAGATTTGTTCAAACAAATGGAGATTATCTAAGGGATTTATATAAGCAGACAATAGACTCGGCTATCCATGGGAGTGATGGACATGACAGCTATTAGCACATAAAGAACTGAAAGGGTATCTGGGACAGATTCAGTAGCTTCACTGGCAAATCCGTAAGAGACCACctacagacacatacacatagGTACTTGATTTATGGCAATAATACAGTCGGTCAGACCTGGAGCTGTTGTCATATCTTTTTTGACTGATCATAAGACAATTTCACTGACAACTTCACAAATGTGTGACAGACCTTGAATGCAGTTTGTTGTATTTATGGTCCATTAAGAAtctctggggttttttttatatcaggTGACTTACATCTGCAGTGCCCGAGGGAAACTTAGGATTTCTAGAGTGTTTGCACATGCTTGGTttcaggggggaaaaaagcaaaaaaaaataaaataaaaataagcttgctacaataataatataattagaaaactacaatgtacataaatgtaataatgtatataaaagaAAAGACCCCCAAAAAGAACGAGGCATACAGTAAGCCgtacttaaaaaaaagaaaagaaatccaCATTCATATTAACCTACTTTAAATAAATCAATCTTACCAAATGAATATGATGGAAAACACTGTAAATTAAGACAGCTCTCAAAATGTATACTAATCCCTCCTCACGTcttcttaaattaaaaaaaaaaaaaatacaattagtgTTATTCACCTAATGCTTCACATCACTCTCAGCAGACAAGAAAATGCAGAATATCACAAGTTACTTTTACTGCATTAACTTTTTCCctaaagtcacagaaacactagagccaaaacaCAAGTTAGAGCTATACACTAGTGCCAAAAGGCAGAACAaacagtggccattttgttgacaCCAGAGTTCATTACAGCAAAGGCAGATCAGTACAAGAACGGGTCTTAGACtgcagactaggggctagatttactaaactgcgggtttggaaaagtggagatgttgcctatagcaaccaatcagattccagctttcatttatttagtgcattctacaaaatgacagctagaatctgattggttgctataggcaacatccccactttttcaaacccgcagcttagtaaatatacccctaagtgtgaaAGTTTTTATTGCTGGAAGGAGAAGAAGGTTTCTAGAAccttttttcttcattttaaacCACATAACTGTGTAGTGTGTAGGGGGGGTTCTGGGAAATTGATTGAGTGTTCACTACTGTttccaggggcggacccagacatttgccctacctgGGGTGAttttaggggagggggggcgatttaggccccgccccctttctgtgttctaaggctgctggcggctgcacagtatgtgcaggtccgttcagcagtgaaagtgtgctgtcccgctgctctgattgtgtttaaaacacaatcagagcagccgggcagcatactgtcactgctgaacggacctgcacagtgtgtagctgtcggcagcaagcccctggtggtgggtgggggggggggggggcgatccccCCGATCCCCCCGATCCCCCCgatcccccccctggatccgccactgactgttTCGTACATATTAATAGAGATGCTCTGATATTTCAAACTGGTTCGCAACTTGTCAATAGAGAACAATTCAATTTTGTGGTTTAAAATTTGCGGTTCACGTTTAAAATTTGTGTTTGCTAGTCGTGTTCAAGGTTCAACGTTCATGCTTAATCtagtgtttttacattttttttaagtcCCATTTAAAgagtatttaattaaaaaactgTCAAACCTGTTTGACTTTCtagaattaaatacatttttttaatccaTCTAAAATCCAAGAAATTCTGGTGAATTCTCTGATTTTAGAACAGATTAGATGAAGTGTTGTGAGAATCATGTGGCCAGTTTCAATCTCTCTTCATAGTAATGTAAAACTTTTTACAGCCTAAAGTTATACATACTGTAGCTCGGTGACGgcacaggtgccatctcctggggtagatggtagtgtacagcagcagagatgtcgtacaagtccaaggttttggtacaactggccttagccaatttttttaagcagaaaacGATAAAGAAAACTTACCTTGGGGTATTTTACTaaacatttgtagaatgtactaagtaaatgagaactagaatctgattggttgctataggcaacatctccactttttcaaacccgcagtttagtcaatatacccctttgtctgttCTGTAATGTCATTCATAAATATCAAACTAAACAAAAAGTTAAGAAGTTCCAGCACACATAGCCTGATATCTGTTATTAGTAAACTATCTCCTATAGAGACCCTGCAGTCCCTGTCCCCAGACAGaacagagactaagggctagatttactaagctgcgggtttgaaaaagtggggatgttgcctatagcaaccaatcagattctagctttcattttgtagagtgtactaaacaaatgaaagctagaatctgattggttgctataggcaacatccccactttttcaaacccgcagcttagtaaatctagccctaagactgatCACACTGACATCCTTTTTAAATACACCTTACAGGTTCAACCATTAATCAGTCTACTGGAAGATCAGAAGACCCGGATTAGAccttataaatggagcccacccatcTTTCTCTATTTATATACCCCAGGGGCCCTTACCAACTTTTCACTAAAGTTGAACACACTCCTTCCCACACAAAACAATCTACCTggggtttttaaaacatgtagatcagaaacctgggacaaacATATCCACCTAAAAACACTATTCCAGTATTTTTGTCACAATACACATACTATTTGTATTTAGATTATGCATCGTTAGCCATAGACAGGCCTTTCTTGTGTGGAACCAAAATGTAACCCACTAATGTAGTCTTTGTTTATGATTGCTATTGCAAGGTATATTTAGTGCAATTGCATATAGGACAGGAGTAAGGGAACAGTCCTGTCAGGTCCCACTTTTTAGCGACAAATGTGCAGATATCTCTTCTGTATCTCTTCTATATCTATTCAGAATCCAACCAATAAAGACTGGATCAAAGCTAAATGTACGCATGACTTTCCAGAGAAATGccattgttttgcttttaaagccattgccgttttaaatgttTCCTACAAAGTCACCGAATATTGGCGACTTGCAAAATGTgcaattgatacatttacccctagaagtcTATTGTTAGCCTGAATACAAGAGATGTGTCTACTTCTTTAGAAGTCTCTACATGAGGGATATTATCAAACCAAATAAACAGAATCACCACAATTTTACCCGGATGTCCAGATGGATGTGCTGGGTACACCATAGCTTTTAATCTGTTCTGCATTTCGTCTTGTTTCAATTACTTTGTTGCTAATAATTTAAGTATTTTGCACACAACTTTCCAATATGTGCAATTATTGACAATATAAGATCCACTTCGGCAGGCGCTCGCTCTGTCCCAAACCATTACTGTGGGCTGTGGTTGGATTTAGTTGTAACTAATCAGTTGTAGTGGACATAATGGCATTACAGAGTGACAGCCAGCAGGGCATGTTCTAGCTGGGTGTGGAACCCAGACGTCCAGCTTAACCTGAAGGGGCGGGTGGTCCAAGGTCCCCTGGGAAAAATACTTCATACTGGTAATGTACAAAGCCACTGTGATGGAGACTAAAGCTAATTCAATGCATAAGAATGGTTAAttaatttgaatttctagttctccAAATATCTATAATTTGTAGGCTTGTCATAAGGTATATAGGGGAGTTAGCAGTAGTTAGGTTATCATCCACAAAATAGAAACCAGTCTAGTGAGGGTTCATTAAAATCACTGATACATGAAAATTGAACATCTGGGGCTTCTTTCACAAACTAGATGCCCGTAGTATCTAAGCGTGGAACGCAGAAGGGATATAAATAGGACACATGACCAGTGAAATACTATGAGTAAGGCACTGAAAAAGTATGAAGCATCCTTAGACAATTTATATGTTAGGGATTTCTTGATTAAAATAGATACTGCTCTAGCATAGTTGGAGTACAGGGAATGGATTGGGTGCAAACCTTTTGAGTCATAGAAAGACCAAACATCTTAAATTTGTATATAACTTTCCTCATGACCCAAGTGTAACTGTATTAGTTGCCATTATAagcctattaaattaatttttatatatccTCTTACTCTGAAGCCAAATTACCTAGAGTCTATAGTGTACCCTTGGTCTGTTTCATACcatataaatgcatttaaacaATGACAACAAAGGCTGAAGAAGTTCGGTGACTGTGATATTCTATATTAGAAATACTTGAATTACAATAGGTGTTCCCTTGTAGCCATACTGCTTATAGATGGCATTtccttgtatttacattttctgcTATGTATGTATCAGTGTTTGTGCTAGTTAAGTCACTCTTTTGACAAGCACTGAAAAATAATCTATACTTGAATCAAAATTTTACAAGATTGTGTGCAGAAAAGTGTTCTCCATAGCATCACCCCCAACAGGAATGGTAAGATGTTAGTGAAGGCATATACAGTACTATTACTTCTGAAATATTTGCTCGGATGTATTCTGTATACTATGCTTTATAATTGTGCTCAGTTTTGTTTATGTAATGATTGTATGCTTGTAGGTACATTTGAAATAATTTATTATGTGCTCACGTTTAATTATTTCTTTCCCCAGAGAGAATTTTGGAAGACATACTCAGGTAAGCTGAATCAAACTGTTCtaagagggaaagggggggactaaACTGCTAAATACGTGACTCTGTCATGTAGTGTTTACAGACTAGTAACCTTTACATCTTTACAGATGTAGATCAATGTCTCTCCAACCCTTGCACCAATGGTGGAACCTGCCATGATGAGTTTCAGTCGTATGTCTGCACATGTCCCATTGGTTATGAGGGTAGGCACTGTGAAACAGGTAAGCTATTAAAAACAAGTAGTGTACAGTTTGATGAAGTGACACAGatatataattcattttttgttttatgttttggttttattaAGGTTGAATTTGTTTTGTAGAATTGTATGCaatttaatgcatacttgccaaatctcctggaatgtccgggagactcccaaaatcagAGTCGGTCTCCTGGacacccgggagagcaggcaattctcccgtatCCGGCAAATACCTGACCAAAAATGCTgtttgctgtgaatcgcgtcattttggccccgcctcctgcatcaaaacataatttcctttggccaaaatgacacaattgagCGCGCCTAGcacctcccgccctctagtcccTTCcactgtccgggatctcccggacttcagtgcctaaaagtaaGAAAGTATGAATTAATGGTATAGTTATGTTAAGAAATATACTGGAAATTTAGTCAAAATAAAATTCAGGGAAAAGCCTAACAGGACTTGgagtcctgttttatgtatttgaGACAGTTCTGCTGCAATTGGTATTCCCACCTGTAGGTAGGATTGCTGCATCTGACTTTCCTGATGTCTAGCAATGCAGCAAATTCTTCAGCAGGTAATATGCCTGGCTCTGTGAATATTCTGTGCCAGATCATTGAGTCTTCCCTGGATCAGTCCCTGCTATTCTCTGCAACTGCTTGTTGCTGAGATGTGCTCCAGAGACTTCACTCAATCCCATACCGCACAAGAGCTGTAAAAGAGGTGGGGcttatgtaacacccctttttaCAGCTAGGAAAAGGGGGTGTTTATGTATcagtttgtgtgtcctgtctgtgaaTGAATTTTTGTATTCTGTATCGCGCAgcgcctccaccttggtctgggTGCCGTAGGGTCTTCGTTGGGTAGTGTCTCGGCTGTAGCAACATCAGAAGGGGACCAAAGAaccctccgtccccctactctggACCATAGgcacacacaaataatatattacCACACCAGATTGATCTTTAGAAGCCACTCCAGCAGGTTTATTAGGGAGACGTGGACTATGTTATGTCTGTAAGCAAgagttattgaaaaaaaaagttgcCTTATTATGGACATATGTCATTTAGTAATTAACCTCACCAGTATCCAACTATCACTCTCTGCATATTCTATTTACATATACTATTATATTTCACTACCATTACTGTTGGGTGCTagggaatattttatatatatatatatatatatatatatatatatatatatatatatatatatatatatatatatatatatatatgttagtgtgtatgtatatcttAAGGTGTGTGACTTCACTTATCTGAATCCCATACGGAAATCAGTGGTACCAGGAACAGATGGTGTCACTCCTGCTGTCCGTCTTGATTGTAGTCTCCTTCAGCTCACTCTCGATACCCCCCTCTGTCTCCCTCACTGGGTGTTCTATCCAGGATCTTGGATATTTGCTGCCAGTATTTCTACTCTCACACAGATGCGCCTCCACATTCCACTATATGAAATACAGCAGCATAGATGCTTTGTGTCACAATGTGCAGCATTGTGGTATGTAATAGGAATGCACAGGTCCACATCCAGTCTCTGGTTATCAGaggacatgcaaaaaaaaatgttttgcacattCAAATGGGTTCTATTGACAGACTTAACCAGCAATATTTGCAGTCTCCAACCCATCAAGATTATTAGAATATCGTGTCCAACTAAGCAAAATCTTATCTTTATATTTGTCCTCAAAAGCAGGTGCATTACTGCGGATGGTGCTCTTATTCTCTGCAATAAACACACAAGTGTATCTAACATCTCCCATAAGAAGGCACAAAATCTTGTTCTCTCCCTCACATATTCGTCCTTAAAACAGAGGAAAAGGCACTACTCCTACCTGGAGTGTGTAATCTGGAGTTGGTGTATCTCTTTTCTGGATAATGGAGGATAATATTTTGTTACTTTTTCAGATTTGAATGAAGCACTGAAGTGCTTTAAAGACAATGGGCAATGTGACCAGTTCTGCCGTGACACTCCTGGTTCACCCCGACGCTGCTTGTGTATGGAAGGGTATGTTCTAGGGGAAAATGGAAAGTCATGCATTCCTACAGGTGAGTGATATAACATTCCTATGGTAATACATGTAGCCATGAAAGGATCTGTGTGTCTAATGTTTTACATGTGTTTCCACGTAATTCGGGACTGCAATGTAATTAGTAAGGGCACTGAGGAAATTAGAAATGAGACACAAATTACAGAGAATagaaaatgatttaataaaaatatataacaatgatTCCTAATAACTGATTTAACCAAGAAGCATGGAttcaatgttattatttttatcaattataatctgaagtaataataatataaattgttCATACCCTTTTGTTCCTACACATGCTCAAATTATACAAAGCTCCACTATGACATAAGCACTTATAAATTAGTGTGAagcatcccaattgtaaagtgctacggaatatgctggtactatataaataaatgatgatgatagatcagTTATATACTAACCCCTTTGCTTTCTTCTTTACATGTCTCTGAGATATTTTGATCTTGTTTACCAGTGGAATATCCATGTGGAAAAATACCTGTGTTCAAAAATGTAACGATAAGTAGTCGAATTGTTGGAGGTGAAGTATGTCCAAAAGGAGAGTGTCCCTGGCAGGTGAGCTTAGGTATTTTCGGAATAGGGCTCATTGTCAATGTTACAAGATACTAAATAAGTTTTAATAACTTTGTAACCTACCTAAGCTACATTAAGTTTAGTACCAGGGCTATGGCTATAATTGTGCTGTGGAAAGTTGCCATAGGGTATCCCTAATGCCACATATTTCCCAtaatgctatataaatgttgatgatgatatttccCGCTGCGATCAGTAACGCCAGCAGCTTCTTCAGAGAAGAATTATTAATCTTTGTGCACACTACCACCAATGGTGTTTTGTGCTCTGTCACTTTGACCTGCAACCCAACATCATCCAAGAAGCATTGGACTGTGCTTACTAGACCACTAAAAGTATTGGCCAGCCTTCATTCAAAGTTCCACAACTTGAGTGCTTTTTAACTGTAGTTTTAGAAATTCTAAtggtactgtgtgtttagatAACTGCCCACACATTCAGCAATCAGTTTGGTGGATTTATCATGTTATTGAACATATGGTAATCCCAATTGGCTTGATGGGATGGCTGCTGAATAGTCTGGTTGGTTGATGACTGTGATATGCTGATGTGTACAGTCATTGCCCGAACGCAGTAATTGGGCCCCATGGTTGCAGAGCCTGAAGGGTCAGATAGCTGGATCTGTTCCATTTGGCTGCACATGTGCATGGGCTCAAGCCAATCAGTCAGATCTGCCCATATATGGGCTTCTTAGCTGTGTGATAAATATATCACACCGGCAAATTTGACCATTGAACAGGTAATCAAAGTTCTACTTCTGCTAACGTGAGTGATTCAAATACGATTGTTAATCTTGTTATTAAATTTATTACAGGCAAGGCTGGTCTCTGAAAAATTTTCCAATACACTCTGCGGAGGGGCATTAATTGCACCGAATTGGGTAATCACTGCAGCACATTGTATAAAGCCATCAATTGTGAAAAAACTAACCGTTATACTTGGTAAGTATAGAGAAATTGGCCAGACCCTCTAGTAGGTGTACACTTTGAAAGGACATATCACAAATGGTGCCAAAAGGCTTTTATATTTTCAGTAGTATAGAAACATATTACATGCTAACATTGTGTCACTTATCTGTAGATATTTATAGAACTCTCGTGCAAGCAGGTCAAACTTGTCTTGGAGCTGCTGGTAAGAAAATCAATTTCGGTCGTTAAAGAGGTCTGCAATCACCTTGTGACCTCCATAAGTTAAGGTTAAGGTCTGGTATCATCTTGGTCACGGCTGTTATTGAGACGCTTCTGGTAGGGACCACAATGTCTGGATTGGCTGCCAGCACCTTATCCCAAGCCAACAAAGAATCTCTTGTAGTCCGAGGCATCAAGGCGCTGGGAAGTCGCCAGGCCTTAGGGACCCAAAGTCGATCTGCTAAGCATACCTCGTGGTATTTAACCAGATCTGGTAGATTTAAACCACCTAGTCATTTAGGCATACACATCTGAGAGCTAGCTATACAGGGAGGTTTATTCTTCCAAAGATAGGCATTCATAACAGAGCAAAGTTTGGTTAAGGTGGATTTAGGGATGGCAGCAGGTATGGTATGAAACATAGACATTCATTTTGGCAGTACCATCTTTTTGAAGGCTGCAAGCCTACCCAACCAAGAGACCTCATAGCATATCCAGGACTTTGTAAGTATAGAAAGTTGTATGATTAAGGCCGTAAAAATTGAGTTGCAGGGTGGTGTCTAGATTTGGGGAGACCCAGGTAAGGGATAGAGGAAGTTTTCCATGAATAACTAAACTGGGCACTAAGTCGCTTCACCTTAGCTGGGGAAATGTTAATGGGTAACGCATCTGGAAGTAATAAGCTTATAGTAGGAGGCCTCTAGTTccgttacaaaaaaacaaaacatcatcTCCAAATATACAAACCTTTAGAGTGACACCTGGGAATAACTCGGAGTCCTGAAAAGTGGCTGCCAAGGGTTCCATTGCCAAAATGAAGATAAGCATTGAGAGGGGGCACCACTCTCTGGTTCCATTCTTTATGTGGAATTTTTCTGATAAGAATCCATTACTGAATACTTTGGCCATGGGGTCAGAGTAGAGCATGCTGATAGCCCTTAGAAATCTATCCCTAGACTGGAAAAGGAGCTGCTCCATGTAACCCCAATGAAGtctatcaaatgccttctcggcatcaagCGAAAGTATTAGTAGCTCAGATTGAGTATCTGAAAGATTATCAATCCTACCTGATCTGGGAGAATCGATGACATGATGATAGTGCGGAGTCGATTTGAAATAAGTTTGCATATATCTTTATGTCTGAACTGAGTAAGGCAATGGGACTGTAAATA is a genomic window of Mixophyes fleayi isolate aMixFle1 chromosome 2, aMixFle1.hap1, whole genome shotgun sequence containing:
- the F7 gene encoding coagulation factor VII, translated to MWFQQKETVYFWFIFISMPLLTLAVFIQSKEADSVLKSRIKRANSFFEELKSGSLERECIEETCSYEEAREIFKDDKRTREFWKTYSDVDQCLSNPCTNGGTCHDEFQSYVCTCPIGYEGRHCETDLNEALKCFKDNGQCDQFCRDTPGSPRRCLCMEGYVLGENGKSCIPTVEYPCGKIPVFKNVTISSRIVGGEVCPKGECPWQARLVSEKFSNTLCGGALIAPNWVITAAHCIKPSIVKKLTVILGDHKISEAEGTEQVRKVVQIIMHENYVGRKTNNDNDIALLRLNSTVNYTDYVVPICLPEREFAVRVLLHHGSSSTVSGWGRLIEGGATPDVLRRVTLPRVKTQQCIESTGMDISDNMFCAGFTNSTKDACQGDSGGPYATKYKDTYYLTGIVSWGLGCAKLDKYGVYTRVSRYNNWLKEHMNREDT